The following are encoded in a window of Thalassotalea insulae genomic DNA:
- the kdsC gene encoding 3-deoxy-manno-octulosonate-8-phosphatase KdsC — MAQTLYGEVADNIIAKAKKIKLFVCDIDGVFSDGRIYLGNNGEELKAFHTKDGYGIKALGASGVDVAVITGRQSNIVQTRMSALNVKHIVQGEENKLPALQNIMIKLKLSAEQVAYIGDDMPDFSCMEFVGLSIAVSDAHPAILSCADYTTVTRGGFGAVRESCDLIMQSQDSLQYASGASI, encoded by the coding sequence ATGGCACAGACCTTATATGGTGAAGTTGCAGATAACATTATTGCCAAAGCTAAAAAAATTAAACTCTTTGTCTGCGATATCGACGGCGTGTTTTCTGATGGTCGCATTTACTTAGGTAATAATGGTGAAGAACTCAAAGCATTTCATACCAAAGATGGTTACGGCATTAAAGCCTTAGGTGCTAGTGGCGTCGATGTAGCCGTGATCACAGGCAGACAATCTAACATTGTACAAACCCGAATGAGCGCATTAAATGTTAAACACATAGTGCAAGGAGAAGAAAATAAACTGCCAGCACTACAAAACATTATGATAAAACTGAAGCTCTCAGCAGAACAGGTTGCCTATATTGGTGACGACATGCCTGACTTTTCCTGTATGGAATTTGTAGGCTTAAGTATCGCGGTTAGTGATGCACACCCTGCCATATTATCGTGCGCCGACTACACCACTGTTACCCGAGGTGGCTTTGGTGCTGTACGAGAAAGCTGTGATCTGATCATGCAAAGTCAGGATAGTTTACAATATGCCTCAGGCGCCAGTATATGA
- the lptA gene encoding lipopolysaccharide transport periplasmic protein LptA: MKKPFINIIRNSLLSFGVFLGLVNQAYAEKSDLKQEIKIDAARQAADLKNKIFSYIDDVVITQGSLIIEADLVQVLTEAKTDNKTYIAKGDPATFKQTLEDGTPIYLQANEIKYQPGKNTVIISGNAELRQEGSKVSSSIITYNFLTEQVLANSDSNERVQTVLQPQALDKKKK, encoded by the coding sequence ATGAAAAAACCATTTATCAACATCATCAGAAATAGCTTACTCAGTTTCGGTGTTTTTCTAGGATTAGTGAATCAAGCCTACGCAGAAAAATCGGATCTTAAGCAAGAAATTAAAATTGATGCCGCTCGTCAGGCAGCAGATCTCAAAAATAAAATCTTCAGTTATATTGATGATGTTGTCATCACTCAAGGTTCTTTGATAATTGAAGCTGATCTAGTGCAAGTACTAACTGAAGCGAAAACCGACAATAAAACCTATATTGCCAAAGGCGATCCCGCCACATTTAAACAAACATTAGAAGATGGTACGCCTATTTATCTGCAAGCCAATGAAATCAAATATCAACCAGGTAAAAATACCGTTATTATTTCCGGTAATGCCGAGTTACGTCAGGAAGGCAGTAAAGTCAGTAGTAGCATTATTACTTATAACTTTCTGACCGAACAAGTACTGGCAAATAGTGACAGCAACGAACGCGTTCAAACGGTATTACAGCCACAAGCTTTAGATAAGAAGAAAAAATGA
- the mlaD gene encoding outer membrane lipid asymmetry maintenance protein MlaD, which produces MVSKKVELLVGLFAAIGIVALLMLSLKVADSGISGNGETYNLYAKFDNIGGLKVRSPIKVGGVVVGRVSKISLDEEDYTPVVTLEIYAQYNNFSEATSVSILTAGLLGEQYIGLLPGFIDESVETLQAGDFIEDTKPALVLEELIGQFLFSQGNGD; this is translated from the coding sequence ATGGTGTCAAAAAAAGTTGAATTATTGGTTGGATTGTTTGCTGCTATTGGTATCGTAGCATTGCTTATGCTTTCGTTAAAAGTTGCTGATAGTGGTATTTCTGGTAATGGTGAAACCTACAACCTTTATGCAAAGTTCGATAATATTGGTGGTTTAAAAGTACGTTCTCCGATTAAAGTCGGTGGGGTTGTCGTTGGACGGGTTAGTAAAATCAGCCTGGATGAAGAAGATTATACTCCTGTGGTTACTTTGGAAATTTACGCACAATATAATAATTTTTCAGAGGCAACTTCAGTCTCAATTTTAACGGCGGGATTATTAGGGGAACAATATATCGGGTTACTACCTGGCTTCATTGATGAGTCGGTAGAAACATTACAGGCCGGGGATTTTATTGAAGATACTAAGCCAGCGTTAGTGTTAGAAGAGTTGATCGGACAATTTTTATTTAGCCAGGGGAATGGTGATTAA
- the lptC gene encoding LPS export ABC transporter periplasmic protein LptC has protein sequence MNKTNTLALLFFLASIIAYSIIEWHRTSVGEDTFIEDDITPDFIAESLNSETFNPQGELSYIIDAARMEHYASLAVTHFEFPKYTLYPNNSDSPWKITANEGTLYNNNRVKLENRVTLVATDNTSLIQEINGKYLELDLKTNIISSNNKIEIKGKDFLMTGSGLIVDLNTKQVTLTNHEKTIYQHHQK, from the coding sequence ATGAATAAAACCAATACGCTGGCACTCCTATTTTTCCTCGCTTCTATTATCGCCTATAGCATCATAGAATGGCATCGAACTAGCGTTGGTGAAGATACGTTCATAGAAGATGACATTACGCCGGATTTTATCGCTGAATCACTAAATAGCGAAACTTTTAACCCTCAAGGAGAGTTATCCTATATTATCGATGCAGCTCGAATGGAACATTATGCCAGTTTAGCGGTCACACACTTTGAGTTCCCTAAATATACCTTATATCCAAACAATAGCGATTCTCCATGGAAAATAACTGCAAATGAAGGCACACTTTACAATAACAATAGGGTAAAATTGGAAAATCGAGTCACACTCGTTGCAACAGATAACACTAGTTTAATTCAGGAAATTAATGGAAAATATTTAGAATTGGACTTAAAAACAAATATTATTAGCTCAAACAATAAGATAGAGATTAAAGGAAAAGATTTCTTGATGACAGGCTCAGGGCTGATAGTTGACTTAAACACTAAACAAGTAACACTAACAAACCATGAAAAAACCATTTATCAACATCATCAGAAATAG
- the mlaF gene encoding phospholipid ABC transporter ATP-binding protein MlaF, which produces MSEILVDIQNMTFKRDERIIYDDISLTIPKGKVTAIMGPSGIGKTTLLRLIGGQLKPESGRILFDGQDIPTLSRQALYEARKRMSMLFQSGALFTDMSVYDNIAFPMREHSQLSEALIEKMVLMKLEAVGLRGARFLKPSELSGGMARRAALARAIALDPELILYDEPFAGQDPISMGVIVRLIKALNDALGLTSVVVSHDVPEVMSIADYIYIIAEQKIIGQGTPEQITQQESPLVQQFVKGEADGPVPFHFKSAPYQDELLGKNA; this is translated from the coding sequence ATGTCAGAAATTCTGGTTGATATTCAAAATATGACGTTTAAACGGGATGAACGTATCATTTATGATGATATTAGTTTAACCATCCCGAAGGGAAAAGTGACGGCGATTATGGGACCAAGTGGTATAGGTAAAACTACCTTGCTGCGTTTAATTGGTGGTCAGTTAAAGCCAGAATCTGGTCGAATACTTTTTGATGGTCAAGATATTCCTACACTATCTCGTCAGGCGCTTTATGAGGCGAGAAAACGCATGAGTATGCTTTTTCAAAGTGGCGCTTTATTTACCGATATGTCGGTGTACGACAATATTGCCTTTCCGATGCGTGAACATTCACAACTTTCGGAAGCTTTGATTGAAAAAATGGTATTAATGAAACTGGAAGCTGTGGGATTACGTGGTGCCAGGTTTTTAAAGCCGAGTGAATTATCCGGCGGTATGGCACGTCGTGCAGCGTTGGCAAGAGCAATCGCTTTAGATCCTGAACTTATTTTATACGATGAGCCTTTTGCTGGTCAGGATCCAATATCGATGGGGGTGATTGTCCGTTTGATTAAAGCGTTGAACGATGCATTAGGATTAACTTCGGTTGTTGTTTCTCATGATGTCCCTGAAGTGATGAGTATCGCTGATTATATCTATATTATTGCGGAACAGAAGATTATTGGTCAGGGAACGCCTGAACAAATTACGCAGCAAGAGTCGCCACTAGTGCAGCAGTTTGTAAAAGGTGAAGCGGATGGTCCGGTACCGTTTCATTTCAAATCAGCTCCATATCAAGATGAATTATTAGGTAAAAACGCATGA
- the mlaE gene encoding lipid asymmetry maintenance ABC transporter permease subunit MlaE — protein sequence MIVNSLTLLGRKVIERTSALGRAILMLMSALLHMPNPRKGIPLLINQLYSVGVLSLIIIIVSGTFIGMVLALQGYTILVGYGAEASLGPMVALSLLRELGPVVAALLFAGRAGSALTAEIGLMKATEQLSSLEMMAVDPLRRVIAPRFWAGFISLPLLAAIFSAVGILGAHLVGVDWLGVDSGTFWSVMQSQVSFQDDVLNGVIKSVVFAFVVTWIAVYKGYDCEATSEGISRATTATVVQSSLLVLGLDFILTALMFTK from the coding sequence ATGATAGTAAATTCGTTGACTTTGTTAGGGCGTAAAGTAATCGAGCGTACCAGTGCGTTAGGACGAGCGATCTTGATGTTAATGTCGGCATTGCTACATATGCCTAACCCTCGTAAAGGCATACCGCTGCTGATTAATCAATTATATTCCGTTGGGGTTTTATCGCTCATTATTATTATCGTTTCCGGTACTTTTATTGGTATGGTGCTGGCGCTTCAAGGCTATACTATTTTGGTCGGTTATGGTGCTGAAGCAAGCCTTGGTCCAATGGTAGCCTTGTCGTTATTGCGCGAACTTGGACCTGTGGTTGCTGCGCTATTATTTGCTGGACGTGCTGGTTCAGCATTAACGGCAGAAATTGGTTTAATGAAAGCAACAGAGCAGTTATCCAGCTTAGAAATGATGGCCGTTGATCCATTGCGTCGAGTGATAGCGCCACGTTTTTGGGCGGGTTTTATCTCTTTACCCTTGCTGGCGGCGATATTTTCTGCGGTAGGAATTTTAGGGGCGCATTTAGTTGGTGTCGACTGGCTTGGCGTTGATAGTGGCACCTTTTGGTCGGTGATGCAGTCACAAGTCTCATTTCAAGATGATGTTTTAAATGGGGTGATAAAAAGTGTGGTTTTTGCCTTTGTCGTTACTTGGATTGCGGTTTATAAGGGATATGATTGTGAAGCAACCTCTGAAGGTATCAGCCGGGCAACAACCGCAACTGTAGTGCAGTCGTCACTATTAGTGTTAGGGTTAGATTTTATTTTAACGGCATTGATGTTTACAAAATAA
- the lptB gene encoding LPS export ABC transporter ATP-binding protein, with protein sequence MTRATLIAQNLAKSYKGRKVVKNVGMKVKEGQIVGLLGPNGAGKTTSFYMIVGLVNNDSGTITLNDEDITLLPMHERARKGIGYLPQEASIFRKLTVYENIMAILQTRKELSEVEREEQLEHLVEEFNIGHITENLGMSLSGGERRRVEIARALAAEPKFILLDEPFAGVDPISVGDIKKIILHLKQRGIGILITDHNVRETLDVCEHAYIVSHGELIAEGNADQILANQQVRDVYLGEQFTL encoded by the coding sequence ATGACTCGCGCTACTTTAATTGCTCAAAACCTTGCCAAATCCTATAAAGGTAGAAAAGTTGTCAAAAACGTTGGCATGAAAGTCAAAGAAGGGCAAATCGTTGGCTTACTAGGGCCAAATGGTGCCGGTAAAACCACGTCTTTTTATATGATAGTAGGTCTGGTTAACAATGACAGTGGCACTATTACCTTAAATGATGAAGATATTACTTTACTGCCAATGCATGAAAGAGCGCGTAAAGGCATAGGTTATTTACCTCAAGAAGCGTCAATCTTTCGTAAACTCACTGTCTATGAAAATATTATGGCGATTCTGCAAACCAGAAAAGAACTTTCTGAAGTGGAGCGGGAAGAACAACTCGAGCACCTGGTCGAAGAGTTTAATATTGGCCATATTACCGAAAATTTAGGCATGAGTCTTTCCGGTGGTGAACGACGCCGAGTTGAAATTGCCCGAGCATTAGCCGCAGAACCAAAATTTATTCTGTTAGATGAACCATTTGCCGGTGTCGACCCCATCTCAGTAGGAGATATAAAAAAAATTATTCTACACTTAAAGCAACGAGGCATTGGAATCTTAATCACAGACCACAATGTCAGAGAAACACTAGATGTTTGTGAGCATGCCTATATTGTCAGCCATGGCGAATTAATCGCCGAAGGCAATGCAGATCAAATTCTTGCTAATCAACAAGTAAGAGATGTATACCTTGGTGAGCAATTCACGCTATAG
- a CDS encoding KpsF/GutQ family sugar-phosphate isomerase — protein sequence MKNFKQLAKQVITIEQQAIAELAQFIDDGFELACQLMFNCQGRVIVIGMGKSGHVGGKIAATLASTGTPAFFVHPGEASHGDLGMITANDVVLTISNSGETGEVLAIIPVIKRIGAKLIAMSSNPKSTLAKLADTHVCIKVSQEACPLGLAPTSSTTATLVMGDALAVALLNAKEFTADDFALSHPGGSLGKRLLLRLQDIMHEGERLPLVTAQAKIKEALVEMSLKGLGMTAVVNDNNELIGLFTDGDLRRILDEKIDIHQDEIASVMTKNPTVANKNMLAAQALKIMEDKKINGLIITDENNQPIGAMNMHDLLKSGVL from the coding sequence ATGAAAAATTTTAAGCAATTAGCTAAACAAGTGATCACAATTGAGCAACAAGCCATTGCTGAACTCGCACAATTTATTGATGATGGTTTTGAACTAGCCTGCCAGCTAATGTTCAATTGTCAGGGGCGAGTTATCGTTATTGGCATGGGTAAATCTGGACACGTTGGCGGCAAAATAGCAGCAACATTAGCCAGTACCGGAACCCCTGCTTTTTTTGTTCATCCTGGAGAAGCCAGCCATGGCGATCTCGGCATGATCACTGCCAACGATGTGGTATTAACCATCTCAAACTCAGGTGAAACAGGTGAAGTACTGGCGATCATTCCGGTGATCAAACGTATTGGCGCAAAATTAATCGCCATGAGCAGTAATCCAAAATCGACTTTAGCAAAGTTGGCAGATACCCATGTCTGTATTAAGGTTTCTCAAGAAGCCTGCCCGTTAGGACTCGCACCGACGTCCAGCACTACAGCAACGTTAGTCATGGGAGATGCGTTAGCGGTGGCTTTACTCAACGCCAAAGAATTCACCGCCGATGACTTTGCCCTTTCTCATCCAGGCGGCAGCCTAGGTAAACGTTTGTTATTACGTTTGCAAGACATAATGCATGAAGGTGAACGCTTACCTTTGGTAACTGCGCAAGCAAAAATTAAAGAAGCATTAGTAGAGATGTCACTCAAAGGTTTGGGCATGACCGCAGTAGTTAATGACAACAACGAGCTGATCGGCCTCTTTACTGACGGTGATTTACGCCGGATATTGGATGAAAAAATTGATATTCATCAAGATGAAATAGCCTCGGTAATGACGAAGAACCCGACAGTAGCAAATAAGAATATGCTCGCTGCTCAGGCATTAAAAATTATGGAAGATAAAAAAATTAACGGTTTAATCATCACTGATGAAAATAATCAACCGATCGGTGCAATGAATATGCATGATTTACTCAAATCAGGAGTACTTTAA
- a CDS encoding calcium/sodium antiporter, translating into MFVQILILLVSLVTLVWSADKFVFGASSLARNVGISPMIIGLTIVAMGSSAPEMMIAATASLNDNPNTAIGNAIGSNITNIALVLGITALLHPLSVSSSTVKREIPLILAITALAYWMLADHNFSFTEGLVLLTGFFVYIFTLLFITLKRAKEHKIDDAMIIEAELELPEAVSTPSAVLWLVIGIILLPLSASYLVDASVFIAKAFGISDLVIGLTVIAIGTSLPELAASIMSIVKKEDDLALGNIIGSNIFNILAVLSLAGVIAPGEIDQDASVRDAPYMLGVTFLLFILCFSRRFGNFRITRFKGLLLLLTFIAYQLLLFSQLKN; encoded by the coding sequence ATGTTTGTTCAAATATTAATCTTACTAGTTTCATTAGTTACCTTAGTGTGGAGTGCTGACAAATTTGTCTTTGGTGCTTCTTCACTTGCCAGAAATGTCGGTATATCACCGATGATCATCGGTTTGACCATAGTCGCTATGGGCTCATCGGCGCCGGAAATGATGATTGCCGCCACGGCTTCATTGAACGACAATCCCAATACCGCTATAGGTAATGCTATTGGCTCCAATATTACTAATATTGCACTAGTATTAGGGATCACCGCACTACTACATCCACTTTCCGTTTCATCAAGCACGGTCAAACGCGAAATTCCGCTAATTTTGGCAATTACCGCATTAGCTTACTGGATGCTTGCCGATCACAATTTTAGTTTCACTGAAGGTTTAGTGTTACTTACCGGTTTCTTTGTTTATATTTTTACCTTGCTGTTCATCACCTTAAAACGAGCAAAAGAGCACAAAATAGACGACGCAATGATCATCGAGGCAGAGCTGGAGCTACCTGAGGCAGTTAGTACCCCTTCCGCTGTGCTCTGGCTAGTCATAGGTATAATATTACTGCCATTAAGTGCCAGCTACTTGGTTGATGCTTCTGTTTTTATCGCAAAAGCATTTGGTATTAGCGATTTAGTGATCGGTTTAACCGTTATCGCTATCGGCACAAGTTTACCTGAACTTGCCGCCAGTATTATGAGTATTGTCAAAAAAGAAGACGATCTGGCCTTAGGCAATATTATTGGCTCCAACATTTTTAATATTTTGGCGGTCTTATCACTCGCTGGCGTTATTGCACCTGGTGAAATAGACCAAGATGCCTCAGTACGCGATGCTCCTTACATGCTTGGTGTCACCTTTCTCCTATTTATTCTGTGTTTTAGTCGTCGATTTGGCAATTTCAGGATCACCCGCTTTAAAGGGTTATTATTGTTGCTGACATTTATCGCCTATCAACTGCTATTATTTAGTCAATTAAAGAACTAA
- a CDS encoding MlaC/ttg2D family ABC transporter substrate-binding protein, whose protein sequence is MSGKKIAVVAFAAMFSGQIVAADGASVLPDGATQLPPAAMTIYSSLDGGTSGIATKVDKKDPYAMVRTVADATFKRFANEQSTIQQNPNILKDIVREELMPYINYQYAAFKVIGSNFKKTTKSERADFVPVFRDYLITSYAQVFTLYNNQEVKFAPAKDFSKEKVVAVKTTVIEPGREPIDISFRVRKSRKTNEWKAYDMVAEGVSLLDSKQAELGSLIRQKGLPHVTEMLKAKASKDIVFK, encoded by the coding sequence ATGAGTGGTAAAAAAATCGCCGTAGTGGCATTCGCTGCAATGTTTTCCGGACAAATAGTAGCGGCAGATGGAGCAAGCGTATTACCAGATGGAGCGACTCAATTACCACCGGCAGCGATGACTATATATAGTAGTCTAGATGGCGGTACATCCGGCATTGCTACTAAAGTTGATAAGAAAGACCCATATGCCATGGTGCGGACTGTTGCTGATGCAACTTTTAAGCGTTTTGCTAACGAGCAAAGCACGATTCAGCAAAACCCTAATATTTTAAAAGATATCGTGCGTGAAGAATTAATGCCTTATATTAATTATCAATATGCGGCGTTTAAGGTAATTGGTAGTAACTTTAAAAAAACGACTAAAAGTGAACGTGCAGATTTTGTCCCGGTGTTTCGTGATTATTTAATTACTTCTTATGCGCAGGTATTTACACTTTATAATAATCAGGAAGTGAAGTTCGCACCGGCGAAAGACTTTAGCAAAGAAAAAGTGGTTGCGGTTAAAACTACCGTAATAGAGCCGGGTCGTGAGCCGATTGATATTTCTTTTCGCGTCAGAAAAAGCAGAAAGACCAATGAATGGAAAGCCTATGATATGGTGGCGGAAGGCGTTAGTTTGTTAGATAGCAAACAAGCTGAACTAGGTAGCTTGATCCGTCAAAAAGGCTTGCCGCATGTCACTGAAATGCTGAAAGCAAAAGCCAGCAAAGACATTGTCTTTAAGTAA